The genomic region gacgtgaagtcatgtgaccgtgctgtagttcctttatagcccaacattagccacctttagcttagcggtggggacctaaagtcatgtgaccgtgctgtagttcctttatagcccaacattagctactTACTTCAGAAATCCTAAAGTAGtgctaatatgtggagattatcctgctgaactaaacgtgtaagtatcataaacgtttgTTTGACACAGAGACTCCCAGTGGCTTTTTATTGAGGGAACCAGGAAGATGCTGACTTAAGGATCAGCCTGCCTGCCTCCTCTTTTGACACGTTGGAAGGAACAATATCAGCATCTTGAGCCACTCACCCTTTAGCAGACTAATGGCAGGAAAACAACTAAATCTCATGGAATCTAATCCGTCGTATTAATGAAACTCTGAGGACAGAATTTAGAAGTTTAATGTTAACAATTGATCTTTTCTGACTCTGCCCTTTTGCAACCTTTTCTCTTCGTTGTCTCCCGGCAGTACGGAGTGACCGAGCCGAGGAAACAGGCGTACGCTGACTTCTACAAGCATTACGACGCCACCAAAGAGTTCACCAGCATGAGGGAGGCCGGCGTCTTCGAGAGCGTGCGGCCCACCGGAGAGTAAAACCACGTGAGTGTTTTATCAAGAAGAGGAAAGTCTCGGTGGATTTAGTAAACCCGTCCCAGTACCAGGAGCAGTGGATATCTTCTTTAACTTAGATATAACATTACGGGTTGTCGGAAACATTAAACGTAGCTCGTACAGAAACATAATAACTCTCAGTATTGTCAGATGTTTTGTCTCTAATGATTGCTTTCTGTTTCCTTCCTGCAGCGCTTCTCCCCGTCACTCTTTCCTGTTCTGAGGATGAAGTTCTTTGGATGTTATTTACTGATTTAGATGTGAACACCGCTATGCTGTTCTGTTCCTCTAAATaaaatattctattaatgtaaAAAGTGTCTCTTTGTCTTCAGAACATTAGCACCTCTCATCTGTGGGTCCATTGCATTTGGCAGGGGGTACATTCCCACATGCTGGTGTCGTACTGTCTTTGAATCACCATTACTATTGCACAGGTGTAAATACCATACACTGTATTCATACATATGGACTCAAGAAGAGTGGGTTATATAGCACACAtataaatcaagttttatttatatagcacatttataaacgatttttggtcgagccaaagtgctgtacaataaaaatagcctacagtagagacactatacagCACAGATTggtcagaatatcagtatgagaaaaacgacaccctctgtccttagaccctctgtccttagaccctctgtccttacaccctctgtccttagaccctcacatcgtacaaggaaaaacttccagagaaaacccacaataTATATCAAACAGCCAGGCCAACGGCATTGCGCAAAGACGCACACTTATCGCAAATAAAGGGCAACATCGAAAccacttttgaaacattgtgtgcgTGGCAGCACACTCCAGTCCAGTAGGTGGCGGTAATGCGCCCATTCCTAGTTGGTAGAAGAAGAATAGAGAAGTATAAAACGACCAATCAGATGCGTGCTCCAGAAATCAACGAGGAAGTAGTTTTCAGGCGCGAATCTTGTATCCTTTGGAGAAGCGTTACTGCATTTTCTGTATTTTCTCGGAACTAAACGCTTCACAAATGGCTGAACTCACCTTTCCCGTGTATTCGGCGGATGCCCTGGTTAACTTCTTTCGAGCTGAAGTGTTGACCGGACAGGAGGCCAAACAATTCGGGAAGAGCGATCTTATCCCTGTTCCCAAGGTAATGCCCGTTTACTGTTGTTACTGTGTGGGATGTGGACTGACGGTTATGTTATTCTGTCCGACCGccttgctgcacattatccagCTTATTTCACGGCCAGATACTAAACAAACTATCGACAGCCAATATTAATGGTAATTATTGTATTGACTGGGAAATGATCGTATTTGATCTGCTAAGAAAATAAACTCCGTTCAACGGCGCACCAACGGAGTTTTgagtattactcaaaaagtacacagtaaaaacacttgattgtacttgtggtttgagtccaacagtatcaatttcactAAGAATGTATGGCAAAAAAATCATTTTACCTCATCAAAGAGAGCAGaacacatgcattattgtagGAGGGGAGTCTGTCAGAGAATAActgaaaaagtacacagtaaaagtacttcattgtattgttggtagcagtcaaactagtactgagtccaacagtgtcagttgTATTAAGAACTTAAggtaaaacattattttatcGCAAATATAGcacaaaaacatgcattatttgaCTCTTGTACTCGCGTCAGTGCCGCTTCTCAGCGACTACCGTAAAGCCGCCCAAAATCGCGCACTCTAAAAAAGAAGAGCTTCTGATTTGACCAAGCTAAACGCGAGAGACGGCCGAGTTGGCCGCAGTGTCCGAACGgcttatctgacgtccagcgctccgtgtTTAGCCTTTCTCAATCTTCCTTAGCAACGGCCATTATAGtgcttagcaacggtctgtacTACTTCCGTCATATTGACCTCTGAGATGTcagaattgaccaatcagaattgagtattcaactaagccatgtaataacacTAAATAATGAACACGTTTATTCAGAAAGAAGCAGAAAAAAGTTCCTGACGGGAAAATAAAGAATATCGTATAAGCAGGGCATTATAATACTTGATAGCTAAACTGACAGGTTAATTCCAGACATGTTGAGTATCCAGCTACCtctactttaagtacattttgatgataatacttttactAGTAAAACATTTTGAATGACTTGTATTTACTGTCCGTCCTGGTAAAGGATTCCTTCCTCTGTTGCTCCCTACAAGGTTTCAGAGGGGTTCATATTAATTTGcacaaatataataatataaataaactttgattgaTAGCAATTTATAGTATGTTTACAGTGTGGTATTTTGCTTAAGTGAAGATTCTGAATCGTATTTCCATCACTGATGAGCATACTGTATaatgctattatttacattgcatATTTATTTGCCATTATCTTCTGAATCAAGTCAAACCATCACTTTTACTTATATACAATTTATTTGTGTGTTATATAAAtagcaatacattattttaataagcaCACGTTTGGAATATTTGTTTTGAAAGTGACTTAATCGaccaaataaataagaagcCGATGCATCAATAATGAAACGATAGTCATTAGTTGGAGCAGCCCGAAACACAGATTACTTTGCGCAGAACCAGGGGACGTCTTTACACTGACGGTATGAACAGGAGCAACTATTACAGCGACCAATCACTGGCCTCTATGCTCAAACCCTCTAATAAGATAAGACTTACTTTATACCCacggaaattgttgtgccagagttacgAAGTGTACAGTCGTGTTATGCTGCTGTGATAATTGTATCTAACAGTGCAGTAAAAAGAACAGTTCAATAACTACAGGATAGACGGTCACATAATGAATGTAAATATTAACAGTATTTGGTATCTAGGTAACCAATCGGATCAATAACGTGTAGCTCTTCTCTCCCTTCAGCCCGAGTCCATTCAGGCGCTCTACATGAGAGTGTTGCACCTGCTGTACCGCTTCAGACCCGAGTTGCACTCCATGGTAAGTGCTGCCACCCAGAGGCAACGACCTCTTCTCGTTGTAGTACAGACGCTTTGTCATTTCGACTATACTTTCTTCCAAGCGACGAAATCAAAAAACAGCTCTGACtttaacatgatgatgatgatgatgatgatgatgatgatacaaGTTTTAAGGAATAACATCGAACATTTGTAATTGCaatttaatacaaaaataagtaCTGTGGTCTTTCTAGTCAGCTTGctgctcttcttcttcttcttcttcttcttcttcttcttcttcttcttcttgacaTGTCTTTTGTCGCAGGTCCCACTTTTGGTGAACATCGCAAACCCTCAGTACCACGAGGCGACTCTGGCCATCACCAGCGTCTTCATGCTCATGTGAGTGCTTCTCATCTGGATAcaacaacacgtgtcccctcttcttcatgtctcttctacatcaacatgtgtcccctcttcttcatgtctcctctacatcaacatgtttcccctcttcttcatgtctcttctacatcaacatgtgtcccctcttcttcatgtctcttctacatcaacatgtgtcccctcttcttcatgtctcttctacatcaacatgtgtcccctcttcttcatgtctcttctacatcaacatgtgtcccctcttcttcatgtctcctctacatcaacatgtgtcccctcttcttcatgtctcttctacatcaacatgtgtcccctcttcctcacgtctcttctacatcaacatgtgtcccctcttctccatgtctcttctacatcaacatgtgtcccctcttcttcaagtctcttctacatcaacatgtgtcccctcttctccatgtctcttctacatcaacatgtgtcccctcttctccatgtctcttctacatcaacatgtgtcccctcttctccatgtctcttctacatcaacatgtgtcccctcgaacgaatgcctcctcatccggaagctgaccgagcagcagtcgagaggagccgagcacatccgcgaagcacacgtcagagttcccgttagccggcaaatctaaatatcttcggtcaaaattatttccctttagagcaataccgcttcagttgcgccacttatgtgacagacaagaagagtatgtgacagacaagaagagtcaactctaatgtctaaaacttaatgtggagaaagagatgtcctggatgggttgattgtgcgttgatctgttggtaatgcctcggggttccggtgggcatgtaaacaaatgcataatgctgcgctacactttgtggcctcatccagttgcatagcgacacttattgtgtagttgtcttttaataagcaggtggtcatatcattagctagaactagctggatctgatcgatatggacataaacgcgagtgaagtctaatctgacgggagagagagatcagctgctgctgacgagtcgagactcgacacgcagctctgcatgatcacatgcagcggtgagcggaacaaaacacacacttcaggttagaatatcacacgtagctattttaattacctctcaaactaccgtaactagttatatatatgtttagtttgactgtcgggtcactcattactggatccgcatgatactggcataatagattgcccgatcgggcaaccagcaggtgaggctttattgcccgagctaaatactagatggccccgggccatcgggcagtccttaatgtcgagccctaatccagtgagccagggagctggttattctctcagacgtggactcacttatcctggccctgaaaccagtcatctggctgagtgtgggttgggtcagggtgtggttccttgcactcggagtcgggctaacgtccacgctagctgctacatgctagctgctacatgctagctgctacacgctagctgctacacgctagctgctacacgctagctgctacacgctagctgctacacgctagctgctacatgctagctgctacatgctagctgctacacgctagctgctacatgctttgcatttaggtgatactttaggcttgatgagctgcggtgatatgcacattcttgtttgcataatttgcacacagccgtgctcttgtcgacgcttccatccgtccgttttttaaaacaaaatgtcccatccacggggccgaccaaagcggtctcatcggcttgttcgttcatgtttgactattgttcaccgtggtttgttgttgtttgaagtgccatgctgaagtcatgaacgttagttggtgctccagtataatcggtacgcctgaaactcatccagtgagaaatgttccgctgtgcaaaaataagtgcgattaaaatgcgttaatttttttaacgcgttaatttttgtgtaattaattaatctgatTTAACGCGttgaagtcccggccctagtatTTAGATATACGTAAGCAAACGAAATAGATTTAATTAATAAGCAGAGCGCTTCCTGTTCTCGTTTCCTTTTCCTAGGCGTAAGTTTCTTCCCATCGGCTTGGTGCACGATTTCTCCCTGAGTGACCTCCTAGTTCCAAGTAAGTAAACCTTCTTTAGTTTCAACTGTCAGAGAGTCAATGTTCTGCCTCCCTGTTGGATAACCCACACGGCGTCGCTTTCCCTCCCAGAAAAGCAGAGGACCCTCACTATTCTGAGCGCCATCATGAACTATCTTCACTTCAGGAAGCTGAGGATGGTCATGGTCCATGAGAAGACATCCAAACTAGtatgttataataataatactacatGTTAtctatatagcgcttttcctggtgctcaaagggCTTCGCAAGCAAAGAAGACGAATAACAACCAAAGTGCTAAGCTCGGTGGAATAGGGGCGAGGGGTTGGAGCAGCGCAAAGTGTCAGGCGCGCCTCCCTAgggggcgccagagagcttcaAGGGAGCAGTGTGCCACAAAGCACTCGTCCGatcgtccgggacgtgttatttataATATCGGACAACTACATCTTTCCAATGACGTGTCCGACGGACAAGTGGCGTCTTTCACCcataaatgttagtttcggttctgcttgtcgattcctaaggaaatgcatctcgccgctttctgtacagttggACGGGCGGGACGTGCAGCAAGGCTGGGAAGCAAacctcggttccgagtaggaacgaataacaattgtccggtcccgggaataataagagttgtgaggacaggaggcggaggaccgcatctctctctctctctctctctctctctctctctcgctctctctctctctctctttctacacacagcggctctctctttctacacacagcggctctctctctctctttctacacacagcggctctctctttctacacacagcggctctctctctctctttctacacacagcggctctctctctctctttctacacacagcggctctctctctctacacacagcggctctctctctctctctacacacagcgtctctctctctctctctctctctctttctacacacagcggctctctctctttctacacacagcggctctctctctctctttctacacacagcggctctctctctctctttctacacacagcggctctctctctctacacacagcggctctctctctctctctacacacagcgtctctctctctctctctctctctctttctacacacagcggctctctctctttctacacacagcggctctctctctctctctctttctacacacagcggctctctctctctctctctctctctctctctctctctctctctctctctctctacacagcggatccgctgcccgttaacagcctcatcttcgtcaacctttcttatgttcttcctcgaacacgtaatgaaggttattcagcgttttagctcccgtgttgttaatattgacgccATCTCCTttgtgaagtgaagcagcctgtctgtctgtgtcctcgcgctgtcctcacatccccggacccccggactcggaggagcaggatgtcagcattgtttatgaagcagggtataggaagtaaattattgaaatgaaaatactatttatttacgtTTCCAAACGGTGGGCAGCTGCAGCTGTGTGCTGCAGGACGTGTGTCTCGGTCTCACAGGCAGGCTGCAGGGTAACCTCAGAGGACTGGGACTCGGCACGACGGATAGACAAGAAGAGAAACACTCAGTCATTTCAAATGGCGTGCTCCAAAAAGAGAAAGGGAGACGGCGAAAACAGAGCCTCTACTGACATCTTCTCTTGctggacctctttgaaatgcaattgaaAGCCCCTGCATGTtagcaacaacaataataattgggggggggggggggggctgttcttatgttctctgaggggcggctcaccttcccacactgaAACCCCCTGGGTCAGAGGACTAGGAGTGGAAGGCAAGAGAGAGAAGGGTCTATACGTCATCATCATAAACAGCTGCTTTAAGTAGCGATAGTGTTCCGGTGAGTAACCATTTGAAGAGGTTAGAGATGGGACTTTTGCACAGTTTCCACTTGATGAGATATTTAATCTGTTAATGCTCACATGTGAGCGGAGAAGAGCTCCTTtgaccacttcctgttttactCTCACCGATACGACTGTTGGCACTGCTGAGGATGCTGCCtttcgcgtgtgtgtgtgtgtgtgtgtgtgtgtgtgtgtgtgtgtgtgtgtgtgtgtgtgtgtgtgtgtgtgtgtgtgtgtgttgtaacaGCTTCTCTGTGTTTCAGAGGGCAGGCAGGGACCGGCTGCAGGCTTTGCACAAAGGCATTTCAGAAGCCCAGAAGAAGATCGAGACGCTGAAGTGAGTCTCGatcagacgtgtgtgtgtgtgtgtgtgtgtgtgtgtgtgtgtgtgtgtgtgtgtgtgtgtgtgtgtgtgtgtgtgtgtgtgtgtgtgtgtgtgtgtgtgtgtgtgtgtgtgtgtgtgtgtgtgtgtgtgtgtgtgtgtgtgtgtgtgttgctgcttctcTACGGAATGATTAGCTCGTTTTGCTTTTGTTCCCAGTCTCCAAACCAGAGACACAATGGAGA from Pseudochaenichthys georgianus chromosome 5, fPseGeo1.2, whole genome shotgun sequence harbors:
- the LOC117447008 gene encoding cytochrome c oxidase subunit 6C-1-like, with protein sequence MSLQKPLMRGLLAKRLRFHVPIAFALSLLAAVGWKYGVTEPRKQAYADFYKHYDATKEFTSMREAGVFESVRPTGE